Proteins encoded together in one Triticum dicoccoides isolate Atlit2015 ecotype Zavitan chromosome 7B, WEW_v2.0, whole genome shotgun sequence window:
- the LOC119339664 gene encoding uncharacterized protein LOC119339664 has protein sequence MSSSDVSAIHAANHEEHSLAAPAPPPAVAVAQGKGKMLAQQAPAPVVHKRKPRRPQEKSPPPAATREELESRESREGPLKVLALPAPGAPRAYAVSDDKMVSGARAPTRRASAVSDDKMMDRNKIAPVVHRRKPGRPQEKSPPPAATREELKSREAREGPLKVLALLAPGAPRTHAVSGDKMMRRARAPTRHANTVSDDNMVSRARAPTVHANRVSDDKMMDKTREHRVVKCGWFSLGGVESEGLGSLEAGEMAPRGVQVSMINNHNFDLNDLPTEHE, from the exons ATGTCTAGCTCCGACGTCAGTGCCATACACGCAGCCAACCACGAGGAGCACAGCCTGGCGGCCCCCGCCCCGCCCCCTGCGGTCGCGGTCGCCCAGGGGAAAGGGAAGATGCTTGCGCAACAGGCGCCTGCGCCGGTGGTTCACAAGCGCAAGCCCAGGAGACCCCAGGAGAAAAGCCCGCCCCCAGCGGCCACCAGAGAGGAGCTGGAATCCAGGGAGTCCCGGGAAGGACCCTTGAAGGTGCTTGCGCTCCCCGCGCCAGGGGCCCCGCGTGCTTATGCTGTCTCAGACGACAAGATGGTGAGTGGCGCTCGCGCCCCCACACGGCGTGCAAGCGCGGTATCCGACGACAAGATG ATGGACAGGAACAAGATAGCGCCGGTGGTTCACAGGCGCAAGCCCGGGAGACCCCAGGAGAAAAGCCCGCCCCCAGCGGCCACCAGAGAGGAGCTGAAATCCCGAGAGGCCCGGGAAGGCCCCTTGAAGGTGCTTGCGCTCCTGGCGCCAGGGGCCCCGCGTACTCACGCTGTCTCCGGCGACAAGATGATGAGACGCGCTCGCGCCCCCACCCGGCATGCAAACACTGTCTCCGACGACAATATGGTGAGCCGCGCTCGCGCCCCCACCGTGCatgcaaaccgtgtctccgatgacAAGATG ATGGACAAGACGAGGGAGCATCGCGTCGTCAAGTGCGGTTG GTTCTCTTTAGGTGGGGTCGAGAGTGAAGGACTGGGGAGCTTGGAAGCAGGGGAAATGGCACCTCGAGGGGTTCAGGTCTCCATGATCAATAACCACAATTTTGATCTGAATGACCTGCCAACTGAGCATGAGTAG